The following are encoded in a window of Pseudomonadota bacterium genomic DNA:
- a CDS encoding twin-arginine translocation signal domain-containing protein — protein sequence MSNNPLDILASRRSFLLGSGAALGAMALTTLGSSKFALADTIENAVLQTVTGPVSAADI from the coding sequence ATGTCAAACAATCCTCTGGATATCCTAGCAAGCCGGCGATCGTTTCTACTGGGCTCGGGCGCGGCGCTCGGCGCGATGGCCCTGACAACTCTCGGCAGTTCGAAATTCGCGTTGGCGGACACAATCGAGAACGCCGTCCTACAGACCGTTACCGGGCCGGTCAGCGCCGCAGACATCTAG
- a CDS encoding FadR/GntR family transcriptional regulator, whose protein sequence is MNKRERSHELSGAVRASITDRIASGELAPGDRVPTERALSEKYEIARNTVRTVLRQLERDGLIVRHVGSGTFVADREGQVRLTPATGIGDASPSDIMEVRLLVEPGMGELAVLRATQSDLDTLQKCLERGEAARSWREFERWDAEFHEALALTTKNRAVIDILSSINRLRSLSAWGELKKKSLTPARRTIYERQHRAILTALSKRDSAGAQKTIRQHLLSVRHNLIGY, encoded by the coding sequence ATGAACAAGCGCGAGCGATCACACGAGCTGTCCGGCGCGGTTCGTGCCTCGATAACCGATCGCATCGCATCGGGTGAATTGGCGCCGGGCGACCGGGTGCCGACGGAGCGCGCGCTCTCGGAAAAATATGAGATTGCCAGGAATACCGTGCGCACGGTGTTGCGCCAGCTTGAGCGCGACGGGCTGATCGTGCGCCATGTCGGCAGCGGTACGTTTGTTGCCGATAGGGAAGGCCAGGTGCGGTTGACGCCGGCCACGGGCATTGGTGACGCGTCGCCGTCCGATATCATGGAGGTTCGCTTGCTCGTCGAGCCGGGCATGGGCGAGCTTGCTGTCTTGCGCGCTACTCAATCGGATCTCGACACCCTACAAAAATGCCTGGAGCGCGGAGAGGCGGCGCGTTCGTGGCGTGAATTCGAGCGCTGGGACGCTGAATTTCATGAGGCATTGGCGCTGACGACGAAAAACCGCGCGGTGATCGATATTCTAAGTTCGATCAACCGGCTTCGATCCCTTTCGGCGTGGGGAGAGTTGAAGAAGAAGAGCCTCACTCCGGCGCGCCGGACAATTTACGAACGCCAGCACCGCGCGATTTTGACGGCGCTCTCCAAACGAGATTCTGCCGGTGCGCAGAAGACCATTCGCCAGCATCTGCTGTCCGTTCGACATAATCTCATCGGATATTAA
- a CDS encoding tRNA U-34 5-methylaminomethyl-2-thiouridine biosynthesis protein yields the protein MTLAAAFLVTGSPLPYLRKDNPAWKELTTGFEIAARALAAAKPDVILLYSTQWIAVLDELWQTRPQLSGTHVDENWYEYGDLEYDLKIDTKLAHACIETANARGIQSKGVDYDAFPIDTGTIVANGFLNSGANCPLVLAANNVYHDFEKTRTIAAMAAETAEAQGKRYAVVGVGGLSGTIFREEIDIAADRIASAEDDKWNRRMLDLMAAGEAQQVEDLCGEYAAAAKVDMGFKHLAWVLGGIGGSYNHAEIHGYGPTYGAGAAVIEFKF from the coding sequence ATGACATTGGCCGCAGCGTTTTTGGTGACCGGCTCCCCCCTGCCCTATTTGCGCAAAGACAATCCAGCCTGGAAGGAACTTACCACCGGCTTCGAGATAGCCGCGCGCGCTTTGGCTGCGGCCAAGCCTGATGTCATTTTGCTCTATTCGACCCAATGGATCGCTGTGCTGGACGAACTGTGGCAAACACGACCGCAATTGTCCGGGACCCATGTTGACGAAAACTGGTACGAGTATGGCGATCTTGAATATGATCTAAAAATCGATACCAAACTGGCGCATGCCTGTATCGAAACCGCCAACGCACGCGGCATCCAATCCAAGGGCGTTGATTACGACGCTTTCCCGATCGACACGGGCACGATTGTCGCCAACGGTTTTTTGAATTCGGGCGCAAACTGCCCGCTCGTGTTGGCCGCGAATAACGTCTATCACGATTTTGAAAAGACCCGAACCATCGCCGCGATGGCTGCAGAAACCGCGGAGGCACAGGGCAAACGCTATGCCGTGGTCGGTGTCGGCGGCTTGTCAGGCACGATATTCCGCGAAGAAATCGATATCGCCGCGGACCGCATCGCCAGTGCCGAAGATGACAAATGGAACCGCCGCATGCTCGACTTGATGGCAGCGGGAGAAGCACAGCAGGTCGAGGACCTCTGCGGCGAATATGCGGCGGCGGCGAAGGTCGATATGGGCTTCAAACATCTCGCCTGGGTACTGGGCGGGATCGGCGGCAGCTATAACCACGCCGAAATTCACGGCTACGGCCCCACATATGGCGCCGGCGCTGCGGTAATTGAGTTCAAGTTCTGA
- a CDS encoding tRNA U-34 5-methylaminomethyl-2-thiouridine biosynthesis protein: MANGEILAGFLAPHPPHLVYGDNPSQNEPDSEGGWEPLRWAYEHARESLDRMKPDVLLVHSPHWMTQLGHHFLGVPNLSGKSVDPIFPNLFRYSFGLNVDVELAEACCAKAQAKGLVAKMMRNPKFRVDYGTITTLHMIRPEWDIPVVGISANNSPYYLSTEQGLEEMDLLGKATREAIEETGRKAVLLASNTLSHLHFSEEPALPEDMSCEHPFSHEGYRWDMRFIELLRQGKTQEAFKIMPQFIDEAHAEVKSGAFTWMFAAMGYPEMPGKLHGYGTVIGTGNAVMEWDLKNPGPLQSAAAE, from the coding sequence ATGGCGAACGGTGAAATTTTAGCTGGCTTCTTGGCCCCGCATCCGCCGCATCTGGTTTATGGCGATAACCCGTCTCAGAACGAGCCCGATTCCGAGGGCGGCTGGGAGCCTCTTCGTTGGGCCTATGAGCATGCCCGCGAAAGCCTGGACCGAATGAAGCCAGACGTTCTGCTCGTTCATTCGCCGCATTGGATGACCCAACTCGGCCACCATTTTTTGGGCGTGCCAAATCTTTCGGGCAAGTCCGTAGACCCGATCTTCCCAAACCTCTTTCGCTATTCGTTTGGTTTGAACGTCGACGTCGAGCTGGCCGAAGCTTGCTGCGCCAAAGCCCAGGCCAAAGGCCTGGTCGCCAAAATGATGCGCAACCCAAAGTTCCGCGTCGATTACGGAACAATCACAACCCTGCACATGATCCGGCCTGAATGGGATATTCCGGTGGTCGGCATCTCGGCCAACAACTCGCCCTATTACCTGAGCACCGAGCAAGGCCTGGAGGAGATGGACCTGCTGGGCAAAGCAACCCGCGAAGCGATCGAAGAAACCGGCCGAAAAGCCGTGTTGCTCGCGTCCAACACGCTCAGCCATCTGCATTTCTCCGAAGAGCCAGCGCTGCCGGAGGATATGTCCTGCGAGCACCCCTTCAGCCATGAGGGCTATCGCTGGGACATGCGTTTCATCGAGCTGCTGCGCCAGGGCAAAACCCAGGAAGCATTCAAAATCATGCCGCAATTCATCGACGAGGCGCATGCCGAAGTTAAATCCGGCGCGTTCACCTGGATGTTCGCCGCCATGGGATACCCGGAAATGCCCGGCAAGCTGCACGGCTATGGCACGGTGATCGGCACAGGCAACGCGGTGATGGAATGGGATTTAAAAAATCCTGGCCCGCTGCAAAGCGCCGCAGCCGAATAA
- a CDS encoding acetamidase/formamidase family protein has product MVKHLVSVDRTIPLAECPAEGHNRWHPDITPMIHVKSGDEAEIHTRDSFDCQIHKSMSGADLGQASIGRAHPLTGPVYVEGAELGDLLAVDILDVKSHDEGFTLIAPGFGFLRDRFTKPHLIHWEMRDGFATSPDLPGVRIPGAPFFGVMGLAPSHELLARINAREKSLHERGGAVFLPDADMAVPADPAIAGEAMRTIAPHETGGNLDIKQFVKGTTVYLPVYQKGALFSVGDAHFAQGDGESCGSAIETSAILHARFRVLSGVAARRGQTDVSFGNENPGGAPLDCSTRFYATTGTCLKRDGENLSEDLTLATRNALLNMVDYIGERCGFSPENSLALASVAVNLRISQIVDVPNLTVSAFLPLEIFD; this is encoded by the coding sequence ATGGTTAAGCATCTCGTCTCGGTTGATCGTACCATTCCGTTGGCGGAGTGCCCCGCGGAAGGCCATAACCGTTGGCACCCCGACATCACACCGATGATTCATGTGAAGAGCGGCGACGAGGCGGAAATTCATACGCGTGACTCGTTTGACTGCCAAATTCACAAATCTATGTCGGGCGCGGATTTGGGTCAGGCCAGCATTGGCCGTGCGCATCCTTTGACCGGGCCGGTTTATGTCGAGGGAGCGGAGCTCGGCGATTTGCTGGCGGTCGATATCTTGGACGTCAAATCGCATGACGAAGGGTTCACGCTTATCGCGCCGGGGTTCGGCTTTTTGCGCGACCGCTTTACCAAACCGCATCTGATTCATTGGGAGATGCGGGATGGGTTTGCGACCTCGCCCGACCTGCCCGGTGTGCGCATTCCGGGCGCGCCGTTTTTTGGCGTGATGGGCTTGGCGCCGTCGCATGAATTGCTCGCCCGCATAAATGCGCGGGAGAAGAGCCTGCATGAGCGCGGCGGCGCGGTATTTCTGCCCGATGCCGACATGGCGGTGCCGGCTGATCCGGCAATCGCGGGTGAAGCCATGCGCACCATCGCGCCGCATGAAACCGGCGGTAATCTCGACATCAAACAATTCGTCAAAGGCACGACAGTCTATTTGCCGGTCTATCAGAAGGGCGCGTTGTTTTCAGTAGGCGACGCACATTTTGCCCAAGGTGACGGCGAATCTTGCGGCAGCGCGATCGAGACTTCGGCCATTCTGCATGCGCGCTTCCGCGTGCTGTCCGGCGTGGCGGCGCGGCGCGGCCAGACCGATGTTTCTTTCGGCAATGAAAACCCCGGGGGCGCGCCGCTCGATTGCTCGACCCGGTTCTACGCAACCACCGGCACCTGCCTGAAACGCGACGGCGAGAATCTGTCGGAAGACCTCACCTTGGCAACGCGCAACGCGCTCTTGAATATGGTGGATTACATCGGCGAGCGCTGCGGCTTCTCGCCGGAAAATTCGCTGGCCTTGGCGAGCGTCGCGGTAAATTTGCGCATCAGCCAAATTGTCGATGTCCCCAACCTGACGGTATCCGCCTTCTTGCCGCTTGAGATTTTCGACTAG